In the genome of Neisseria lactamica, the window CTCAAACGCCTCGAATACCGGGGTTATGATTCATCAGGTATTGCCGTCAACACCGACGGCAAAATCAAACGCGTGCGCCGCGTCGGACGCGTGCAGCTTATGGAGGACGCAGCACGCGAAAAAGGCATCAGCGGCAGCATCGGCATCGGGCATACGCGCTGGGCGACACACGGCGGCGTTACCGAGCCGAACGCCCACCCGCACATCAGCGGCGGTATGATTGCGGTCGTCCACAACGGCATCATCGAAAACTTTGAAAGCGAACGCAAACGCTTGGAAGGTTTGGGATACCGTTTTGAATCGCAAACGGATACCGAAGTCATCGCACACAGCATCAATCACGAATACGCGCAAAACGGCGGCAGGCTGTTTGAAGCCGTGCAGAAAGCGGTCAAACGTTTCCACGGCGCATACGCCATCGCGGTTATTGCCCAAGACAAGCCTGATGAATTAGTTGTGGCGCGTATGGGCTGCCCGCTTTTGGTCGCTTTGGGCGACGATGAAACCTTTATCGCTTCGGACGTATCCGCCGTCATCGCCTTTACGCGCCGCGTGGCGTACCTCGAAGACGGCGACATCGCGCTGCTGGCTTCAGACGGCATCAAAAGGCTGACCGATAAAAGCGGCCTGCCTGCCGAACGCAAAGTCAAGGTATCCGAACTCTCGCTCGCCTCTTTGGAGCTGGGGCCGTACAGCCACTTTATGCAAAAGGAAATCCACGAGCAGCCGCGCGCGATTGCGGACACGGCGGAAGTTTTCCTCGACGGCGGCTTCATCCCTGAAAACTTCGGCAAAAACGCCAAAAGCGTGTTTGAAAGCATCCGCAGCGTCAAAATCCTTGCCTGCGGCACTTCCTATTACGCCGCGCTGACCGCCAAATATTGGTTGGAATCCATCGCCAAAATCCCGGCCGACGTCGAAATCGCCA includes:
- the glmS gene encoding glutamine--fructose-6-phosphate transaminase (isomerizing), with protein sequence MCGIVGAIRAHHNVVDFLTDGLKRLEYRGYDSSGIAVNTDGKIKRVRRVGRVQLMEDAAREKGISGSIGIGHTRWATHGGVTEPNAHPHISGGMIAVVHNGIIENFESERKRLEGLGYRFESQTDTEVIAHSINHEYAQNGGRLFEAVQKAVKRFHGAYAIAVIAQDKPDELVVARMGCPLLVALGDDETFIASDVSAVIAFTRRVAYLEDGDIALLASDGIKRLTDKSGLPAERKVKVSELSLASLELGPYSHFMQKEIHEQPRAIADTAEVFLDGGFIPENFGKNAKSVFESIRSVKILACGTSYYAALTAKYWLESIAKIPADVEIASEYRYRSVIADSDQLVITISQSGETLDTMEALKYAKSLGHRHSLSICNVMESALPRESSLVLYTRAGAEIGVASTKAFTTQLVALFGLAVTLAKVRGLVSGEDEARYTEELRQLPGSVQHALNLEPQIAAWAQQFAKKTSALFLGRGIHYPIALEGALKLKEITYIHAEAYPAGELKHGPLALVDENMPVVVIAPNDSLLDKVKANMQEVGARGGELFVFADLDSNFNATEGVHVIRAPRHVGELSPVVHTVPVQLLAYHTALARGTDVDKPRNLAKSVTVE